The Oryza brachyantha chromosome 7, ObraRS2, whole genome shotgun sequence genomic interval GTGGGCACGTCTGCGATGGTCCTGTCCACGGAGCTCGTCGGGAAGAGGTGGCGCAACACGGTGAGCGCGGCGGGGTTCGTCTTCTTCTCTGTCGGGTTCATGTCACTCCCGGCGCTCGCGTACACGTTCCGCGAGGCGTCATGGCGGAACATGTACGTGTGGACGTCGCTCCCGTCCCTCTGCTACTCCGTTCTGGTCTACGTCCTCGTCCAGGAGTCGCCGCGGTGGCTGCTGGTGCGCGGCCGGAAGCAGGAGGCCATCGAGGCGGTGCGGCAAATCGCGTCGCTCAacgggggcggcggaggaggcatGATGTCTAGCTTCTCCATGCTGGACGCGTGCGCCGTGGAGCTCGGCGAGGACAGGGGCGCCGGAGGCGAGGGCCTGTTCGCCACGCTGCAGTCCATGTGGGAGCGGCGGTGGGCGCTCCGGAGGCTGGCGGCGATCATGACGGCCAGCTTCGGTGTCGGCATGGTCTACTACGGGATGCCGCTCAACGTGGGCAGCCTGAGCTCCAACCTGTACCTGAGCGTGGCGTACAACGCCGTGGCCGAGCTCCCGTCGTCCATCCTCTCGTGGCTCTTCATGGGCAGGTTCAACCGGCGCACCTCGGTGCTCGTGCTCACCACGGCGTCCGGGCTGTGCAGCCTGGCGTGCGTCGTCATCCCGGGGGAGCGCACCGGCGTGCGCATGGCCGCGGAGGTGTGCTCCTTCTTCGCGTCGTGCACGGCGTACGACGTCATGCTCATGTACTCGATCGAGCTGTTCCCGACGTCCGTGCGCAACTCGGCCGTGGGGCTGGTGCGGCAGGCGGTGGTGCTGGGCGGCGTGGTGGCGCCCGTGCTCGTCGCGGTCGGCCGGGAGAGGAGCTACTGGTCGTTCGGGGTGTTCGGGCTCGCCGTCGGCTGCCTGGGGCTGTTCGTCGCCTGCCTGCCGGAgacgagggggaggaggatgtCGGAcaccatggaggaggaggagcagcagacGGAGGCCCCAACGAGCGGCATGGATAACAATGGCGAGCTTGCGTAGATGGTAAAACTCATCTTGGCGCCAGCCATTTGCTGTGCAGGTCGCACTCAGTCAGGTATGCTGCCATCAACTTGCAGAATATAATCCAAATGAGATTACAATCCCGCTTACTTATCATCGGCCACGCACGAAAGAAGGTGTTAGGTGtaccagaaaaagaaaaatagaaccaaacAACCAGAATAGCATACACACAAAAATACACACCTTTGTTATTCGTCGCGAAAATGAAGTCGaatctgaagaaaaaaaataaaaggcagGACGATGAACTGATGCGAGCAGCAAATGGATCTATTATTGGCGCGAGCCGCCTCAGCCGTGGGAGAAGAGAACGGCGGTAAGCAAGCCTAGATGAGCTACTGGAAATGTTGATGTATATACTGCGTGGAAAGTACTGAATAGTGACAAAGCCTATGATTTGTTATATATTACAATGATCCTCGCGGGCTCGTGGGTGTATTTATAGCGTATATACGAGATACTATATCGTACAAATTTAGAgtataagataaatattctatcgtatctctataaaattttatgtttgtcCCTGAATATTCTATTGgactttgttatttttaatcgtaaatatctatatctctaacattcctCCTCAGTCGTAACAGGAGTAAAGTGAACGTTTGTGACTGGATTTGAAATCTTATGTTTCaccatcttttcttctttatttcaCCATCATCGACTGCATATCTGATGGATGATCATCCACCTTCGTGATCGCGTCCCCTTCTATGACGTTCCGGTCCTACATCTTGGTGAC includes:
- the LOC102701280 gene encoding organic cation/carnitine transporter 2-like, which produces MADAATTPLLTSHEAKPAKAPSIDDAIETYIGATGATQLLKAMLLAFAWAFDAQQVFMSVFTDAEPPWHCTGVPANGDSSCSPAAASPCALPPGTWEWDRPAETSVVSEWALKCSGPALVSLPASSFFAGNLAGGFLLTTLADTHLGRRKMLFLSLVTMSLAGVLTAFSPNVWAYAALRFVSGFGRSIVGTSAMVLSTELVGKRWRNTVSAAGFVFFSVGFMSLPALAYTFREASWRNMYVWTSLPSLCYSVLVYVLVQESPRWLLVRGRKQEAIEAVRQIASLNGGGGGGMMSSFSMLDACAVELGEDRGAGGEGLFATLQSMWERRWALRRLAAIMTASFGVGMVYYGMPLNVGSLSSNLYLSVAYNAVAELPSSILSWLFMGRFNRRTSVLVLTTASGLCSLACVVIPGERTGVRMAAEVCSFFASCTAYDVMLMYSIELFPTSVRNSAVGLVRQAVVLGGVVAPVLVAVGRERSYWSFGVFGLAVGCLGLFVACLPETRGRRMSDTMEEEEQQTEAPTSGMDNNGELA